From a single Paraburkholderia sp. FT54 genomic region:
- a CDS encoding PLP-dependent aminotransferase family protein, which translates to MIELQLERDRRAAPTLVEQVVQGFARAIEGQSLRAGALLPSVRQLAHSHDLSTFTVTEAYNRLVSMGLVVARRGSGYRVAARSQSARVAATDWQPPSLTATWLLSDVFADHSVPIKAGGGWLPNEWINETGLQHALRAMSRVPAARLGDYGHPYGFAPLRERIAEQLDRRGLPADVSNVLLTQGATQGLDLIVRTLLRAGDAVIVEDPGYCNLLQILKLAGLVVHGVPRTPAGVDTDVLEALVAEHKPKAIFVNTTLQNPTGATFGMSAAFRLLQIAERQRMWVIEDDVSRELAPSGAPLFAAMEGLQRVLYVGGFSKTVTPGLRCGYVVAERAVLRELARTKMAVGLTSSEAIERIVDKVLLEGRYARHVEAVNERLKLAHATVEERLDSLGLELFHRPRAGLFLWARLPVEAQRAGEVATAALSHGIWLAPGSYFRPDDAPSAWFRFNAPYSTDDALWRFIERVGQGTL; encoded by the coding sequence ATGATCGAACTACAACTCGAGCGCGACCGGCGCGCCGCTCCCACGCTCGTCGAGCAGGTGGTGCAAGGCTTCGCGCGCGCCATCGAGGGGCAATCGCTGCGCGCGGGCGCGCTGCTGCCGTCGGTGCGGCAACTGGCGCACAGCCACGACCTGAGCACCTTCACGGTCACGGAGGCCTACAACCGGCTGGTGTCGATGGGCCTTGTGGTCGCGCGGCGCGGTTCCGGCTATCGCGTGGCGGCGCGCTCGCAGTCCGCGCGGGTCGCCGCTACCGACTGGCAGCCGCCGAGCCTCACCGCGACCTGGCTGCTCTCCGACGTGTTCGCCGACCATTCGGTGCCGATCAAGGCGGGCGGCGGCTGGCTGCCGAACGAATGGATCAACGAGACCGGTTTGCAGCACGCGCTGCGGGCCATGAGCCGGGTGCCGGCGGCGCGCCTCGGCGACTACGGGCATCCGTACGGATTCGCGCCCTTGCGCGAACGGATCGCCGAGCAACTCGACCGGCGCGGCTTGCCCGCCGATGTGTCCAACGTCCTGCTTACGCAAGGCGCGACGCAAGGGCTGGATCTGATCGTGCGCACGCTGCTGCGCGCGGGCGACGCCGTGATCGTTGAAGATCCCGGCTATTGCAATCTGCTGCAGATTCTCAAGCTGGCCGGCCTGGTGGTGCATGGCGTGCCGCGCACGCCGGCGGGCGTCGATACGGACGTGCTCGAAGCGCTGGTCGCCGAGCACAAGCCGAAGGCGATCTTCGTCAACACGACGCTGCAGAATCCGACCGGCGCGACCTTCGGCATGTCGGCGGCGTTCCGCTTGCTGCAGATCGCCGAGCGTCAGCGCATGTGGGTAATCGAAGACGATGTGAGCCGCGAACTCGCGCCGTCGGGCGCGCCGCTGTTCGCGGCGATGGAGGGGTTGCAGCGCGTGCTGTACGTCGGCGGTTTTTCGAAGACGGTGACGCCGGGGCTGCGCTGCGGCTACGTGGTCGCCGAGCGCGCGGTGCTGCGCGAACTGGCGCGCACGAAGATGGCGGTGGGATTGACGTCGTCGGAGGCGATCGAGCGGATCGTCGACAAGGTGCTGCTGGAGGGGCGCTACGCGCGTCATGTGGAAGCCGTCAACGAGCGTCTCAAGCTCGCGCACGCGACCGTTGAAGAGCGGCTCGATTCGCTCGGTCTCGAACTGTTTCACCGGCCGCGCGCCGGGCTGTTCCTGTGGGCGCGCTTGCCGGTCGAAGCGCAGCGGGCCGGCGAAGTGGCGACAGCGGCGCTCAGCCACGGTATCTGGCTCGCGCCGGGCTCCTACTTCCGTCCCGACGATGCCCCGAGCGCCTGGTTCCGCTTCAACGCGCCGTATTCGACGGACGATGCGTTGTGGCGGTTCATCGAGCGGGTGGGGCAGGGGACGCTGTAG
- a CDS encoding LysE family translocator, whose translation MSYLSLSALPAGILFALVTTITPGPNNTMLLASGVNFGFRRTLPHLSGISAGVVLLMLSVGIGLGEAFVHFPVLYTVLEVASVAYLLYLAWKIGTSGELKVKKGERRPMKFYEAIAFQWVNPKAWMMVLTAATTIHLSESYSMNAIAMAVIFYVIGFPCICLWAGFGTAMRQVLSAPKRLRVFNVAMALLLVLSLYPIALKLLGQGA comes from the coding sequence ATGTCTTATCTCAGTCTCAGCGCGCTGCCCGCCGGCATCCTGTTCGCGCTCGTCACCACCATCACGCCCGGTCCGAACAACACGATGCTGCTGGCCTCGGGAGTCAACTTCGGGTTTCGCCGCACGTTGCCGCATCTGTCCGGCATCAGCGCCGGTGTCGTGCTGTTGATGCTGTCGGTCGGGATCGGTCTGGGCGAAGCCTTCGTGCATTTCCCCGTGCTGTACACGGTGCTCGAGGTCGCGAGCGTCGCTTATCTGCTCTATCTCGCGTGGAAGATCGGCACCTCGGGCGAGTTGAAGGTAAAAAAAGGCGAGCGCCGGCCCATGAAGTTCTACGAAGCAATTGCCTTCCAATGGGTCAATCCGAAGGCGTGGATGATGGTGCTGACCGCGGCCACCACGATCCATCTCAGCGAGAGCTACAGCATGAACGCCATCGCCATGGCGGTGATTTTCTACGTGATCGGCTTTCCGTGCATCTGTCTGTGGGCGGGTTTCGGCACTGCCATGCGACAAGTGCTGTCGGCCCCGAAGCGGCTGCGCGTCTTCAATGTGGCAATGGCGCTGCTGCTGGTGCTGTCGCTGTATCCGATCGCGCTGAAGCTGCTCGGCCAGGGCGCGTGA